The Scyliorhinus canicula chromosome 11, sScyCan1.1, whole genome shotgun sequence genome contains a region encoding:
- the smo gene encoding smoothened homolog isoform X1, whose product MSTGCQSFVKAAAASLLLLGTWLELSGTNHTFPQDRCKKVSDCEPLRYNTCMGSALPYTHTSLALAEDSSTQEEAHNNLVLWSGLRNAPGCWSVIQQLLCAVYMPKCENGKVELPGQVMCQITRRPCAIVERDRGWPDFLKCSIDRFPEGCLNEVQNIKFNSSGRCESPLVRTENPKSWYEDVEGCGIQCQNPLFTDSEHDAMHVYIAIFGSIAILCTFFTLATFVADWKNSNRYPAVILFYVNACFFIGSIGWLAQFMDGARKEIVCKADGTMRLGEPTSNETLSCVIIFVIVYYSLMSGVIWFVMLTYAWHMSFKALGTTYQPLSGKTSYFHLVTWSIPFILTVVILALAQVDGDSVSGICFVGYKNYHFRAGFVLAPIGLVLLVGGYFLIRGVMTLFSIKSNHPGLLSEKAASKINETMLRLGIFGFLAFGFVFITFGCHFYDFFNQADWERSFRDYVLCEANVSIAEQTNTPIPECSIKNRPSLLVEKINIFAMFGTGIAMSTWVWTKATILIWKRTWFRIIGRSDDEPKRIKKSRMIAKAFSKRKELLKNPDKKLSFSMQTVSHEGPVAGINFDLNEPSADLSSAWAQHVTKMVARRGAILPQDISVTPVGTPVPPEENKRNLWIIEAEIPPELQKKAGKKKKKKRKKGIRPLGPTEEMHDMGYCTERASSTVPRLPKLPGQKNLVESADIQDNLPGTLLESGIDPRSNNGRFLRGAPNVSSGYRWNAPLNLIANPLLNDDVLQDELGFSRGDRFRPPQRPCNHLFPHSSTNMEPGRLPVINIPQVPRSQGRRTAIAPVHSRTNLVDAELMDASSDF is encoded by the exons ATGTCTACCGGCTGCCAGTCTTTTGTTAAGGCGGCTGCAGCCTCTTTGCTTTTACTCGGGACCTGGCTGGAGCTGAGCGGCACCAACCACACATTTCCCCAGGATCGCTGCAAGAAAGTGTCGGACTGCGAGCCCCTGAGGTACAACACATGCATGGGCTCGGCTCTGCCTTACACCCACACCTCGCTGGCCCTGGCCGAAGACTCCAGCACCCAGGAGGAGGCTCACAACAATCTGGTCCTGTGGTCAG GGCTGCGGAATGCTCCAGGCTGTTGGAGTGTGATTCAACAACTTCTGTGTGCTGTCTACATGCCAAAATGTGAAAATGGCAAAGTGGAACTGCCTGGTCAGGTGATGTGTCAGATCACAAGACGTCCCTGTGCTATTGTAGAGCGGGATAGAGGCTGGCCTGACTTCCTGAAGTGTTCAATTGACCGCTTTCCTGAAGGATGCCTG AATGAAGTTCAGAATATCAAGTTTAACAGCTCCGGCCGCTGCGAATCCCCGCTGGTGCGCACGGAGAATCCCAAAAGCTGGTACGAGGATGTGGAGGGATGTGGAATTCAGTGTCAGAACCCGCTCTTCACAGACAGCGAGCATGATGCCATGCATGTCTACATCGCCATTTTTGGTTCCATTGCCATTCTCTGCACATTCTTCACATTG GCCACATTTGTTGCTGACTGGAAGAACTCTAACCGTTACCCCGCTGTCATCTTGTTTTATGTAAATGCTTGTTTCTTCATTGGAAGCATCGGCTGGCTCGCGCAGTTCATGGATGGAGCACGGAAAGAGATTGTGTGCAAGGCCGACGGAACCATGCGACTTGGAGAGCCAAC GTCCAATGAAACGCTCTCCTGCGTTATAATATTCGTTATCGTCTACTACTCTCTCATGTCTGGGGTGatctggtttgtgatgctgacTTATGCCTGGCACATGTCATTCAAGGCTCTGGGCACCACCTATCAGCCTCTCTCTGGCAAGACGTCCTACTTCCACCTTGTCACCTGGTCGATCCCATTTATACTGACAGTCGTCATATTGGCTTTGGCTCAG GTGGATGGAGACTCCGTGAGTGGGATCTGCTTTGTTGGATATAAGAATTATCACTTCCGGGCAGGGTTTGTCCTGGCTCCAATCGGACTGGTTCTGCTGGTTGGTGGCTATTTCCTTATAAGGG GTGTCATGACCCTGTTTTCAATTAAAAGTAACCACCCTGGGCTCCTGAGTGAGAAAGCAGCCAGTAAAATCAATGAAACAATGCTGCGTCTGG GCATTTTCGGATTCCTAGCATTTGGTTTTGTCTTCATCACATTTGGCTGCCATTTTTATGACTTCTTTAACCAGGCTGACTGGGAGAGGAGTTTCCGTGACTATGTTCT GTGTGAGGCTAATGTGTCCATTGCTGAACAAACCAACACTCCCATCCCCGAATGCAGCATCAAGAATCGGCCCAGTCTCCTGGTGGAAAAGATAAACATCTTTGCCATGTTTGGGACAGGCATTGCAATGAGTACCTGGGTCTGGACCAAAGCTACAATCTTGATCTGGAAAAGGACGTGGTTCAG AATTATTGGTCGAAGCGATGATGAGCCAAAACGAATTAAGAAGAGTAGAATGATCGCCAAAGCTTTTTCAAAGCGAAAGGAGTTGCTGAAAAACCCAGACAAAAAGCTATCATTCAGTATGCAGACTGTGTCTCACGAAGGGCCAGTGG CTGGAATCAACTTTGACCTGAATGAACCATCCGCTGATCTCTCGTCTGCCTGGGCTCAACACGTAACAAAGATGGTGGCTAGAAGGGGAGCCATTTTACCTCAGGACATTTCTGTCACTCCAGTAGGGACACCAG TGCCTCCGGAGGAGAACAAGAGGAATCTCTGGATCATTGAAGCTGAGATTCCCCCTGAACTCCAGAAGAAAgctgggaagaagaaaaagaaaaagagaaagaaaggcaTCAGACCCCTGGGGCCCACTGAGGAGATGCATGACATGGGCTACTGCACAGAGAGGGCATCCAGCACCGTCCCACGCTTACCCAAGTTGCCTGGGCAAAAAAACTTGGTGGAATCGGCTGACATTCAGGATAATTTACCAGGCACTCTCCTGGAGTCTGGAATCGACCCTAGATCCAACAATGGGAGGTTTCTCAGAGGAGCACCCAACGTCTCCTCCGGGTACAGGTGGAATGCTCCTCTGAATTTAATTGCAAACCCTCTCTTAAATGATGATGTCCTGCAGGATGAGCTGGGATTTTCCCGAGGAGATCGATTCCGGCCCCCGCAGAGACCATGCAATCACCTATTCCCTCATTCCTCGACCAACATGGAGCCTGGAAGACTCCCTGTAATTAATATCCCCCAAGTACCAAGATCCCAGGGCAGAAGGACTGCTATTGCACCTGTACATTCCAGAACAAATCTAGTGGATGCAGAGTTAATGGATGCCAGCTCTGATTTTTGA
- the smo gene encoding smoothened homolog isoform X2 produces MPKCENGKVELPGQVMCQITRRPCAIVERDRGWPDFLKCSIDRFPEGCLNEVQNIKFNSSGRCESPLVRTENPKSWYEDVEGCGIQCQNPLFTDSEHDAMHVYIAIFGSIAILCTFFTLATFVADWKNSNRYPAVILFYVNACFFIGSIGWLAQFMDGARKEIVCKADGTMRLGEPTSNETLSCVIIFVIVYYSLMSGVIWFVMLTYAWHMSFKALGTTYQPLSGKTSYFHLVTWSIPFILTVVILALAQVDGDSVSGICFVGYKNYHFRAGFVLAPIGLVLLVGGYFLIRGVMTLFSIKSNHPGLLSEKAASKINETMLRLGIFGFLAFGFVFITFGCHFYDFFNQADWERSFRDYVLCEANVSIAEQTNTPIPECSIKNRPSLLVEKINIFAMFGTGIAMSTWVWTKATILIWKRTWFRIIGRSDDEPKRIKKSRMIAKAFSKRKELLKNPDKKLSFSMQTVSHEGPVAGINFDLNEPSADLSSAWAQHVTKMVARRGAILPQDISVTPVGTPVPPEENKRNLWIIEAEIPPELQKKAGKKKKKKRKKGIRPLGPTEEMHDMGYCTERASSTVPRLPKLPGQKNLVESADIQDNLPGTLLESGIDPRSNNGRFLRGAPNVSSGYRWNAPLNLIANPLLNDDVLQDELGFSRGDRFRPPQRPCNHLFPHSSTNMEPGRLPVINIPQVPRSQGRRTAIAPVHSRTNLVDAELMDASSDF; encoded by the exons ATGCCAAAATGTGAAAATGGCAAAGTGGAACTGCCTGGTCAGGTGATGTGTCAGATCACAAGACGTCCCTGTGCTATTGTAGAGCGGGATAGAGGCTGGCCTGACTTCCTGAAGTGTTCAATTGACCGCTTTCCTGAAGGATGCCTG AATGAAGTTCAGAATATCAAGTTTAACAGCTCCGGCCGCTGCGAATCCCCGCTGGTGCGCACGGAGAATCCCAAAAGCTGGTACGAGGATGTGGAGGGATGTGGAATTCAGTGTCAGAACCCGCTCTTCACAGACAGCGAGCATGATGCCATGCATGTCTACATCGCCATTTTTGGTTCCATTGCCATTCTCTGCACATTCTTCACATTG GCCACATTTGTTGCTGACTGGAAGAACTCTAACCGTTACCCCGCTGTCATCTTGTTTTATGTAAATGCTTGTTTCTTCATTGGAAGCATCGGCTGGCTCGCGCAGTTCATGGATGGAGCACGGAAAGAGATTGTGTGCAAGGCCGACGGAACCATGCGACTTGGAGAGCCAAC GTCCAATGAAACGCTCTCCTGCGTTATAATATTCGTTATCGTCTACTACTCTCTCATGTCTGGGGTGatctggtttgtgatgctgacTTATGCCTGGCACATGTCATTCAAGGCTCTGGGCACCACCTATCAGCCTCTCTCTGGCAAGACGTCCTACTTCCACCTTGTCACCTGGTCGATCCCATTTATACTGACAGTCGTCATATTGGCTTTGGCTCAG GTGGATGGAGACTCCGTGAGTGGGATCTGCTTTGTTGGATATAAGAATTATCACTTCCGGGCAGGGTTTGTCCTGGCTCCAATCGGACTGGTTCTGCTGGTTGGTGGCTATTTCCTTATAAGGG GTGTCATGACCCTGTTTTCAATTAAAAGTAACCACCCTGGGCTCCTGAGTGAGAAAGCAGCCAGTAAAATCAATGAAACAATGCTGCGTCTGG GCATTTTCGGATTCCTAGCATTTGGTTTTGTCTTCATCACATTTGGCTGCCATTTTTATGACTTCTTTAACCAGGCTGACTGGGAGAGGAGTTTCCGTGACTATGTTCT GTGTGAGGCTAATGTGTCCATTGCTGAACAAACCAACACTCCCATCCCCGAATGCAGCATCAAGAATCGGCCCAGTCTCCTGGTGGAAAAGATAAACATCTTTGCCATGTTTGGGACAGGCATTGCAATGAGTACCTGGGTCTGGACCAAAGCTACAATCTTGATCTGGAAAAGGACGTGGTTCAG AATTATTGGTCGAAGCGATGATGAGCCAAAACGAATTAAGAAGAGTAGAATGATCGCCAAAGCTTTTTCAAAGCGAAAGGAGTTGCTGAAAAACCCAGACAAAAAGCTATCATTCAGTATGCAGACTGTGTCTCACGAAGGGCCAGTGG CTGGAATCAACTTTGACCTGAATGAACCATCCGCTGATCTCTCGTCTGCCTGGGCTCAACACGTAACAAAGATGGTGGCTAGAAGGGGAGCCATTTTACCTCAGGACATTTCTGTCACTCCAGTAGGGACACCAG TGCCTCCGGAGGAGAACAAGAGGAATCTCTGGATCATTGAAGCTGAGATTCCCCCTGAACTCCAGAAGAAAgctgggaagaagaaaaagaaaaagagaaagaaaggcaTCAGACCCCTGGGGCCCACTGAGGAGATGCATGACATGGGCTACTGCACAGAGAGGGCATCCAGCACCGTCCCACGCTTACCCAAGTTGCCTGGGCAAAAAAACTTGGTGGAATCGGCTGACATTCAGGATAATTTACCAGGCACTCTCCTGGAGTCTGGAATCGACCCTAGATCCAACAATGGGAGGTTTCTCAGAGGAGCACCCAACGTCTCCTCCGGGTACAGGTGGAATGCTCCTCTGAATTTAATTGCAAACCCTCTCTTAAATGATGATGTCCTGCAGGATGAGCTGGGATTTTCCCGAGGAGATCGATTCCGGCCCCCGCAGAGACCATGCAATCACCTATTCCCTCATTCCTCGACCAACATGGAGCCTGGAAGACTCCCTGTAATTAATATCCCCCAAGTACCAAGATCCCAGGGCAGAAGGACTGCTATTGCACCTGTACATTCCAGAACAAATCTAGTGGATGCAGAGTTAATGGATGCCAGCTCTGATTTTTGA